One genomic region from Carcharodon carcharias isolate sCarCar2 chromosome 24, sCarCar2.pri, whole genome shotgun sequence encodes:
- the LOC121269371 gene encoding histidine-rich glycoprotein-like codes for MTTLLTMTTYVILMTTLTLYNHTHPDDLTHPDVTQADEHTHRDDHTHPDDCTHPDDNVHPDDRTHPDVSTHPDVSTHPDVSTHTDVHTHPSDPTHTENRTHPHNHTSNDHCTHLVDYTHPDTHTLPDNTQTDECTQTDNCNHPYNCIDPDNYTQPDNRTHPDNRNHPDHCSHRANRTHPDERIHLDDHSHPEERSHPDDSTHPSDHTQPDNHTLPDNTHTDDHTQPDDHTHPDNRNHPYHCTDPDNCTQPDNRTHPENRNHPDCCSHCANRTHPDERTHLDDHSHPEESSHPDDCTHPDDHTQPDHCTPLDDPAHHDHRSHPDNRIHSDDFTHPNDLTHPDDHTQMIVLNPDEGTHSEDLTHPDNRTHPDERTHPDDHTHPDDLTHPDK; via the coding sequence ATGACGACCCTACTCACCATGACGACCTATGTCATCCTGATGACCACACTCACCCTGTACAACCATACTCACCCAGACGACCTTACTCACCCTGATGTTACTCAAGCTGACGAACATACTCACCGTGATGACCATACTCACCCAGATGACTGTACTCACCCAGACGACAATGTTCACCCCGACGATCGTACTCACCCTGACGTCAGTACTCACCCTGACGTCAGTACTCACCCTGACGTCAGTACTCACACTGACGTCCATACTCACCCTTCAGACCCTACTCACACTGAAAACCGTACTCACCCTCACAATCATACTTCCAATGACCACTGTACTCACCTTGTCGACTatacacaccctgacactcataccctccctgacaatactcaaaCTGACGAATGTACTCAAACTGACAACTGTAATCACCCTTACAACTGTATTGATCCTGACAACTATACTCAACCTGACAACCGTACTCACCCTGATAACCGAAATCACCCTGACCACTGTTCTCACCGTGCCAACCGTACTCACCCTGATGAACGTATTCATCTTGATGATCATTCTCACCCTGAGGAACGTTCTCACCCTGAcgacagtactcacccttccgaTCATACTCAACCTGACAATCATACCCTCCCCGACAATACTCACACTGATGATCATACTCAACCGGACGACCATACTCACCCTGACAACCGTAATCACCCTTATCACTGTACTGACCCTGACAACTGTACTCAACCTGACAACCGTACTCACCCTGAAAACCGTAATCACCCTGACTGCTGTTCCCACTGTGCCAACCGTACTCACCCTGATGAACGTACTCATCTTGATGATCATTCTCACCCTGAGGAAAGTTCTCATCCTGACGACTGTACTCACCCTGACGATCATACTCAACCTGACCACTGTACTCCCCTTGACGACCCTGCTCACCATGACCACCGTAGTCATCCTGACAATCGCATTCACTCTGATGACTTTACCCATCCTAATGATCTTACTCACCCTGATGACCATACACAAATGATCGTGCTCAACCCTGACGAAGGTACTCATTCTGAAGATCTCACTCACCCAGATAACCGTACTCACCCTGACGAGCGTACTCACCCCGACGACCATACTCACCCTGATGACCTTACACACCCTGACAAGTGA